The nucleotide window GCTCGAGAAATTACTCGTGAATATGAAGCAATCGCTAATGGCGTTATGACTGCCGGTGGATTGGTTGATGAACCGATTGGCCGTCACCCGACAAAACGAACTCATATGGCAGTGACCATGTCAGGTCGTCCATCGGTAACGCATTATCGAGTGATGGAAAAGTATCGCAACCACACTCGACTGCGTTTGCGCTTGGAAACAGGGCGTACCCATCAAATTCGTGTGCATATGTCACATATTGCTCATCCATTGGTTGGTGATCCTGTGTATGGTGGTCGACCGCGTCCACCAAAAGGCGCATCACAAGACTTACTTGATTTGTTACGTGGCTTTAAACGCCAAGCGTTGCATGCAACCATGTTATCTCTATATCACCCGATTAATGGCGAGTTAATGACTTGGCATGCGCCTGTACCGGATGACATGATTTCGGTATGTGATGCGTTAAAGCTTGATGCCCAATTGCATCATCAGGAAGAGTATTAGGAGTGTTTTTTGGCGGCAATTAACCTTGATTGGCAGGGAAAGTCATTAAGTTATGCCTTCACCACGCAACGTGATGGTGGTTGTTCAACGGCACCGTTTGCGAGTTTAAATTTGGCCTATCATGTCGGTGATGATGCAAACTGCGT belongs to Thalassotalea sp. HSM 43 and includes:
- the rluD gene encoding 23S rRNA pseudouridine(1911/1915/1917) synthase RluD, with the protein product MTEIIEHQQIVPDSCLGKRLDQTLAVLFPEYSRSRLKEWVLAGNVKVNGDVITKAREKMLGGESIHLSAQIEAEVHYEAQNIELNIVYEDDDILVINKPAGLVVHPGAGNPDGTVLNALLHHCSKLELLPRAGIVHRLDKDTTGLMVVAKTIAAQTALVDALQAREITREYEAIANGVMTAGGLVDEPIGRHPTKRTHMAVTMSGRPSVTHYRVMEKYRNHTRLRLRLETGRTHQIRVHMSHIAHPLVGDPVYGGRPRPPKGASQDLLDLLRGFKRQALHATMLSLYHPINGELMTWHAPVPDDMISVCDALKLDAQLHHQEEY